tttttgcttgCTTTGAGTGTATCAGGGGCTGTCGAAGGGCGGCGGTTGTTCATATTAAATCTGGCTTGGATATACTGCTGCAGTGTGGAGAGGAGCTAGCCTGGGATGTTGTGTCGCGTGATACGATGATATCAATGTTTATAAGGTTGGATAATCAGTTGGTTGGGTTACTGGGTACATCGTTGTCTCGGACGTTGAAGCGGGATGGTGAGCGAGGTTCGTCTATCTTGGAGAGAGTTGCTCTCGGACCCAATGGCGAGTATGTGGTACAGTCCTTGCATGGTGTGCTGAATTCTATCTTCCATGATCGGCTGGATATGGCATTGATTATGGAGGGTCACTCGCCGTCTGTTCGTCCAGTTGATCGGAGACGGACGTCGAGATACTTAAAGGAGTGGCATGGTAGGTTTGTGGAGACCATATCCTCGCCAGGGCTAAGTCGTCGATATGGGACGTCGTATGTAGGCGGTCAGGATCCGGACATTATGCGCATTTGGTATATCATTGGGAAGATGTATGTTGCTGTCCCACCAGATGGTTCAGAGGATGCGTGGGACCAGTTTCGGCCGGGGTTTGAGACGATTGTTTCGCTTGTGGAGAGTTATCTATTGCGCACAAGGTTTGTCATATTCATACGTGCTAATTGGCCAGTTTGGGTAAACTAAGTTCTGTATAGGCAACTTTCACAAAAACGGGCGTTTTCTTTCGATCTTGGCATTGTCTCCCCGTTGTATATTGTTGGCGTGCGCTGTCGAGATATGAGCATTCGTCGTAGGGCCATCTGGCTACTAGAGAGCTGTGAACGGAGGGAGATTCTATGGGATTCTACATTGGCTGCAATGGCTGCTAGGCGGGTCATGGAGTTTGAGGGGTCTCGGGATATTTGGCCGAAGTCACTTGGACGGAGAGTTAGAAATGTGACTGCTGTCTTGGACGATGATAATGGGGTCAGTATAGAGTTTGAATGATGATTCTATGTGCCTCTAGTCTATACAACTATAATGATTATGTCTAGCTAGCTCAGATGTATACCAGCCTCAGCCACACCCATCCACTGGCTCCATCCATCTAGGAGACAGGCCACTTCACTACAAAGTCTTCCACAATGGCCGTGCCATTCAACAGCGCCGCCTGCTGGTTGTCTGTACATGTCGTAGGCATGTCCAGTGTGTAGCAGAGCGGGGTCGCTGGGGAGGGGAGCTTGTTCTTTCTGTCAAAGGTTGAATGTGGACCCTGGGTGCGGTAGGTCTCCCTGCGTTTCTCTGTTAAGGTAACATTCCCTGTTGCAATATCCTTCGAGTTCATGATCCGAGAGAAAACGCGGAACATGGTCTCAGGTTGGAAGGCCGGAACTGTAAAGTCAGTATACCTGGATCAACACGTTTTTTATCAAGACTTACCAGTATGACCTGCATCAAACACCCTCGTAAACGAAAGGTTTCCATGCTGACGAACAACACCACCCACGTACGTTTTATTCGTAATAAGATCAGCATACCCACTGGAGCTGAACTCCGCAGACTGGTCGTGCTTGATGGATAAGCTGACGTTCTCGCCGCCCATCCCTATTGTTACTGTAAGTGGGCGTTCTGGTTAAACGGGTGAATGACATACAATTGCAGAGATAATCCCGATCCCCATAGATAAGATTAACTTTCACACCCCGTTCCATAATCGATGAAAAGTGGTCCATTGCATTGCCACGCGTAATGAGTGCATTTCCGGTACTCCAAAACGCTAGTATCATCAATACCTATCTTCAGCAAATAATTTTTCCATCAGAGGGATCGCACCATTATAAATAGTATACGAATTCATAGTATAGTTCACCGGAACTCCCAAGGCATTCTGCACCCACGCCCTATTAAAAAAGCCATCCGAGTAGGGCAGCGGCACAGTCGTAGTAGGAACCTCGGCCAGATCATGGATATCGCGCTACAACAGTCAACACACGCTCATCTGACCATATTGAAGAACTCACCCCTGACAAGGCATAAACTGCCAACACATTCTCGTAGCAGTATTCATCTGCAGCGAAACACACATCATTGACTTCCGCATTGTTTCCGAAATTATACGGGTCCAGCTTCTGGACGAGTTCCTGACATTGAACGGCCATATCTAGACACCCGCCGGGCTTGGTCCAAT
This window of the Aspergillus oryzae RIB40 DNA, chromosome 8 genome carries:
- a CDS encoding uncharacterized protein (predicted protein) — encoded protein: MVVYRAPESRSPFLTSDEERQSFDFFLHQTRYRFPIDFTDPVLRAAHSDEGLARAIISFGALQQIYECGDDPSLLSPQGQFAMRQYGRALEKVRVWLGNGAKDLSLVCCLLFACFECIRGCRRAAVVHIKSGLDILLQCGEELAWDVVSRDTMISMFIRLDNQLVGLLGTSLSRTLKRDGERGSSILERVALGPNGEYVVQSLHGVLNSIFHDRLDMALIMEGHSPSVRPVDRRRTSRYLKEWHGGQDPDIMRIWYIIGKMYVAVPPDGSEDAWDQFRPGFETIVSLVESYLLRTRQLSQKRAFSFDLGIVSPLYIVGVRCRDMSIRRRAIWLLESCERREILWDSTLAAMAARRVMEFEGSRDIWPKSLGRRVRNVTAVLDDDNGVSIEFE